The sequence below is a genomic window from Calditrichota bacterium.
AAAATATATTCCCTATTTGCAATTTGTGCTGGACGAAACTCTGGACTACGCAGAAAATATTGAGCACCTCATTGACAAAATCAAAAAATCCGACCAAAAAGACAGCCTATAATTTTGAGGATGGCGAGATTATTCCCATCGACAAACCCATTGGTTGGACGTCGTTTGATGTGGTTAATAAAATCCGGAAGGCATTGCGGATTAGAAAAGCGGGTCATACTGGAACCCTTGATCCCTTTGCATCGGGTTTGTTAATTGTTCTTACGGGAAAAAAAACAAAGCTGGCCCCCACATTTATCAATTTACCAAAGACGTATGAAGGAATTATTGAATTAGGTGTGGAGACCGACACTCTGGATGTGGATGGGAAGGTAATTGGCCGGAAAGACGTTGCAGAATTTTCGCCGGATGAAATTGAATCGGCTTTGAAACGTTTTGAAGGAGAATCTTTTCAGATACCTCCTTCGTATTCGGCCGTTAAAATTGGTGGAACGCGGGCTTACAAATATGCGCGTCAAAACCAGCCGGTCAAACTGGCTCCCCGAAAAATTCATATTTATTCGATTCGTTTGTTAGGCTATTCGGAACGCGACATTCATTTTAGCGTTACCTGCTCAAAGGGAACCTATGTCCGGGCGCTGGCAAGAGATGTTGCAAAGGCGTTAGGGACCATCGGATATCTGAAATCCCTGAGGCGGTGCCGGATCGGGGATTATTCAGTGGAGAGGGCATGGGACATTGATGCATTTATTGATTGGGTTTTGAGCTTAAAACAGGTGTCTGAAAAAGAAGAAGCGGTGGAATAAGTACAGAGAAGGATGCATAACTCTTAAATGGATGTGTTTTTAGATCTTAATTCTATTCCCAAAAAAGAATTTCCAATTATTACAATCGGGACCTTTGACGGTATTCACCTGGGACATCAAAAGCTTATTTCTCATGTTTTGGAAAAAAAGAAACGGTTTAAGGGAACGGCTTTCCTGGTAACATTTGAACCCCATCCGCAATTAGTCTTAAATACTCGGAACCAGCCCATTTCAATTTTAACGACATTGGAAGAAAAGCTCGAAATTGTACAGAAATTTCCCATTGATGGTGTGATTGTTATTCCGTTTACGAAGGAATTATCGGAACTTTCGGGGAGCTTATTCATTAAAGAAATATTAATCAAAAAAATTGGTTTTAAAGATATTGTTATTGGCTACGATCATGCATTTGGGAAAAAACGATCGGGTAATGTTGAGACGCTGAGAAAAATGAGCAGTGAATTTGGTTTTCGCGTGAATGTTGTTGATCCGGTATCTTTGAACGGAGAGGTAGTCAAGAGTACAACCATACGGAATGCCCTTCGTGATGGTGACATTTCAAAAGCAACCGCCTTTCTGGGCCGCCCCTACCAGATTACCGGAAAGGTTTCCAGGGGAAAGGGGCGGGGGAGAGAATCACTTTTTCCCACGGCCAACCTCGAGATAAACCATCCCCATAAACTCATTCCCCGAAATGGTGTTTATATAGCCGAGGCTGTTTTGGAAGGAAAAAGTTTTCCGGCAATTGCCAATATTGGAAATCGTCCGACATTTGGTGAAAAGGATTTGGCAATTGAGGTCCACCTTTTTAATTTTGATGAAGATATTTACGACTTGCCGATGAAACTATTGCTCTTGTCGCGAATTCGGGGTGAAAGAAAATTCCATTCAATTGAAGCACTAAAAAAACAAATCCACCGGGATATAGAAATAGCAAAAAATTATTTCCAATGAAAAACTGACTGTATGGAGGAATTATGCCTTTATCAAAAGAAAAGAAGAAAGAAATCATGACAAAATTTGGATTGCACGAAAAGGATACGGGTTCGGTCGAGGTGCGGGTGGCGATGTTAACCCAGCGGATTAACGAACTGACCGAGCATTTTCGCACCCATCCAAAAGACCACCATTCCCGCAGGGGCCTGCTTAAAATGGTAGGACAAAGAAGACGTTTGTTGAATTATTTAAATCGCCGCGATATCGATAAATATCGTTCATTAATTAAAGAATTGGGAATCAGACGCTAAAAACGGAGGTAGGATCCATTGATCGAGGTAAAAAATCTGACGAGGTATTACGGACAAAAACCTGCGATTCAGAATGTTACGTTCAATGTCGAGAAGGGTGAAGTTCTCGGTTTTTTGGGTCCAAATGCTGCTGGCAAAACCACCACCATGCGTATTCTCACCTGTTACATGCCGGCAACCAGCGGAACTGCAAAAGTCGCGGGTTTTGATGTTTTTGATCAGTCGATGGACGTGCGCAGGCGGATTGGCTACCTGCCTGAAAATCCACCGCTTTATCCGGAAATGACGGTGGAATCCTATTTGAAATTTGTGGGGAAAATCAAGGGGGTCGATTCCAAAAACCTGAAAAAACGTGTAGAAACGGTAATGGATCTGGTGAACATTACCAATGTTCAAAAAACCATTATCGGAAAATTGTCAAAAGGGTATCGTCAGCGTGTGGGGTTGGCGCAGGCATTGGTTCACGATCCGGACGTACTGATTCTGGATGAACCCACGGTCGGGCTCGATCCCAAGCAGATTATTGACGTACGAAAGTTGATTAAAGACCTTGGGGGAGATCACACGATTATTTTGAGCACGCACATTCTTCCCGAAGTGAGTCAAACTTGTAATCGGGTGGTTATCATTAACGAAGGACGGGTGGTGGCTGAAGATACGCCCGAAAACCTGACTCGCCGGCTTCAGGGAAATGAAAAGATTTATGTGGAAGTTGAAGGGCCGGCTGAAGTCATCGAAAATGAACTTCGGTCGCTGGACATTGTTTCATCCGTTGTTCGCGAGAAAGAAACGAACGGAAATGTATCATTTATTGTGGAGAGTATCCCGAACCGGGATATTCGTAAGGACATCGCCAAAACAATCGTACAAAAAGGTTGGGGCCTCTTTGAGATGAGACCTGTAGGAATGAGCCTTGAAGAAGTATTTCTGCGCTTAACTACAAAAGAAGAGGAGGTGGCGTTCTCGTGAAAAGCTATTTAGCGATAACTGACCGGGAGCTAAAATCGTATTTTGTGTCTCCCATTGCCTACATCGTCATTGCGCTCTTTATTCTGATTACCGGTATATTTTTCTATCTCATTATTTCGAATTTTGTTGAACTGAGTTTCCGCTACACCATGCAGGCTCAATATTACCGGATGGCTCCACCCAAACTCAATGTGAACAGTATGGCCATTCGGCCCTTATTGCATAATATCAGTCTGTTTGCCCTTTTTTGGCTTCCGTTGTTAACCATGCGGCTCATCGCAGAGGAAAAGAAAACCGGAACCATCGAACTTATTTTTACGTCACCGGTGCGAACCATCGAAACGGTAATGGCTAAATTTACAGCCAGCACAACCCTTTTTGTTGTCATGCTGGCTCTTACATTTCTTTATATGGTATCGCTTTTTTTCTTTGGGAATCCTGAACTGGGTCCCATTTTATCCGGCTATTTGGGGCTTCTGCTGATTGGTATGAGCTATATTGCCTTTGGGTTGTTTTTTTCGTCAATTACCGATAATCAGATCATTGCGGCGGTAGCCACATTTGCCTTTATCTTGTTTTTCTGGGCCATCGGCTGGATGTCCGGGTTCGTGAGCCCGGGAGTGGGATCGTTTCTGGATAAACTTTCGCTCATCAATCATTTTGATGATTTTGCGAAGGGCGTCATCGATTTGGGGAATATTGTTTATTATCTGAGTTTCACGTTTTTTGGAATATTTCTGACATATATTTCTCTGGAATCCAAAAAATGGAGGTTGTAAGAGAATGAAACGGTTTGTGGATTATTCAGGCATTTTAGGGCTTTTGCTGCTTATCGCCGGAGGTCTTATCTATGTGATAACTACAACCTCGTCCTGGTTGATTACCACATTCCTTATTCTTGGTGCGCTTCTTCTATTGGTCTACATTGTGGGGAACATAGGGAACATTCAAAATTATTTTTCAAAGCGCTCAACCAAATATGGTACAAATGCTGTGGTAACCTCGCTTATTGTTTTGGCGATTTTATTACTCGTAAATTTTGTGGCCTTCCGACACACCATTCGAATTGATACCACGGCAAATCATCAATACAGTCTTTCAGAACAAACTCAAAAAATTCTGAAGCATTTAAAAAAGGATGTTCACGTAATCGGATTTTTTAAGTCGGAAGAAAATCAACGGGCAAAGGACCTTTTTGAGGAATATGCCCATTTATCATCGAAATT
It includes:
- a CDS encoding bifunctional riboflavin kinase/FAD synthetase gives rise to the protein MDVFLDLNSIPKKEFPIITIGTFDGIHLGHQKLISHVLEKKKRFKGTAFLVTFEPHPQLVLNTRNQPISILTTLEEKLEIVQKFPIDGVIVIPFTKELSELSGSLFIKEILIKKIGFKDIVIGYDHAFGKKRSGNVETLRKMSSEFGFRVNVVDPVSLNGEVVKSTTIRNALRDGDISKATAFLGRPYQITGKVSRGKGRGRESLFPTANLEINHPHKLIPRNGVYIAEAVLEGKSFPAIANIGNRPTFGEKDLAIEVHLFNFDEDIYDLPMKLLLLSRIRGERKFHSIEALKKQIHRDIEIAKNYFQ
- a CDS encoding ATP-binding cassette domain-containing protein, which gives rise to MIEVKNLTRYYGQKPAIQNVTFNVEKGEVLGFLGPNAAGKTTTMRILTCYMPATSGTAKVAGFDVFDQSMDVRRRIGYLPENPPLYPEMTVESYLKFVGKIKGVDSKNLKKRVETVMDLVNITNVQKTIIGKLSKGYRQRVGLAQALVHDPDVLILDEPTVGLDPKQIIDVRKLIKDLGGDHTIILSTHILPEVSQTCNRVVIINEGRVVAEDTPENLTRRLQGNEKIYVEVEGPAEVIENELRSLDIVSSVVREKETNGNVSFIVESIPNRDIRKDIAKTIVQKGWGLFEMRPVGMSLEEVFLRLTTKEEEVAFS
- a CDS encoding ABC transporter permease; amino-acid sequence: MKSYLAITDRELKSYFVSPIAYIVIALFILITGIFFYLIISNFVELSFRYTMQAQYYRMAPPKLNVNSMAIRPLLHNISLFALFWLPLLTMRLIAEEKKTGTIELIFTSPVRTIETVMAKFTASTTLFVVMLALTFLYMVSLFFFGNPELGPILSGYLGLLLIGMSYIAFGLFFSSITDNQIIAAVATFAFILFFWAIGWMSGFVSPGVGSFLDKLSLINHFDDFAKGVIDLGNIVYYLSFTFFGIFLTYISLESKKWRL
- the truB gene encoding tRNA pseudouridine(55) synthase TruB, with amino-acid sequence MTKSKNPTKKTAYNFEDGEIIPIDKPIGWTSFDVVNKIRKALRIRKAGHTGTLDPFASGLLIVLTGKKTKLAPTFINLPKTYEGIIELGVETDTLDVDGKVIGRKDVAEFSPDEIESALKRFEGESFQIPPSYSAVKIGGTRAYKYARQNQPVKLAPRKIHIYSIRLLGYSERDIHFSVTCSKGTYVRALARDVAKALGTIGYLKSLRRCRIGDYSVERAWDIDAFIDWVLSLKQVSEKEEAVE
- the rpsO gene encoding 30S ribosomal protein S15 → MPLSKEKKKEIMTKFGLHEKDTGSVEVRVAMLTQRINELTEHFRTHPKDHHSRRGLLKMVGQRRRLLNYLNRRDIDKYRSLIKELGIRR